One Vicinamibacteria bacterium genomic region harbors:
- a CDS encoding lysophospholipid acyltransferase family protein has translation MTVYTIVCGAVSFALALVFRSGDPSHRVASIWARLILETCGVTVQVKGLENLRPGTTYLFASNHQSLFDTPIVFAHLPVSFRILYKKSLNRVPFLGWHLFMSGHIGVERENPKKARESLEHAASRIRGGTSVVVFPEGTRSFDGILRPFKKGSFRLALRAGIPVVPITIADSYLVMKRSEVTVHPRRIGLTIDRPIPLDNLDEEQAEVLAERVRAVVSRNLEATRA, from the coding sequence GTGACCGTCTATACGATCGTTTGCGGTGCCGTGTCCTTCGCCTTGGCCCTCGTGTTTCGCTCCGGGGATCCGTCGCACCGCGTCGCCAGCATTTGGGCCCGCCTCATTCTCGAGACCTGCGGAGTGACAGTTCAGGTGAAGGGCCTGGAAAACCTTCGACCGGGCACGACTTACCTGTTCGCCTCGAATCACCAGAGCCTGTTCGACACGCCCATCGTGTTTGCGCATTTGCCCGTTTCTTTTCGTATCCTCTACAAGAAATCGTTGAACCGGGTGCCGTTTCTCGGCTGGCACCTCTTCATGAGTGGACATATCGGCGTCGAGCGCGAGAACCCCAAGAAGGCCCGCGAAAGCCTCGAGCACGCCGCCAGCAGAATCCGGGGAGGGACGTCCGTCGTCGTATTTCCCGAAGGAACGCGCAGCTTCGACGGGATCCTGCGACCCTTCAAGAAAGGCAGCTTTCGTCTAGCCCTGCGGGCGGGAATCCCCGTCGTGCCGATTACCATTGCCGATAGCTATCTGGTGATGAAGCGCAGTGAGGTTACGGTGCACCCGCGCCGGATAGGGCTCACTATCGATCGGCCGATACCGCTCGACAATCTCGATGAAGAACAGGCTGAAGTTCTTGCCGAACGCGTCAGAGCAGTCGTGAGCAGGAATCTCGAGGCTACCCGGGCATGA
- the radA gene encoding DNA repair protein RadA has protein sequence MAKLKTAFVCQQCGMTATKWLGRCPDCEAWNSFVEEIPAAGDSAEGPSGVGRSGKALAYAEVPTDADLRIGSGLEEFDRVLGGGIVEGSLVLLGGAPGIGKSTLLLQVAAARARDGNRVVYVSGEESERQIKLRGERLGVDAASLLLFAETGLERILGELSRLDPSLVILDSVQTVYSPKFSSTPGSISQVREVTAELLYYAKSSSTPVFLIGHVNKEGNLAGPKALEHMVDTVLYFEGEQHQSHRVVRAVKNRFGAAGELGVFEMTEAGLVPVENPSALFLSERDHSAPGSAVVCSLEGTRPLLLEIQSLVAQTGLGYPRRVAVGFEVNRVSLLLAVLEKHVGMPFSAHDVYVNVAGGLSVTEPVADLGLVASVASSLRGQAIPTGTAFIGEVGLSGEVRAAQQFAVRVKEIARMGFQKTYVPNANLPLSEAPAELELIGIADVSSLMGNVF, from the coding sequence ATGGCAAAGCTGAAGACCGCATTCGTCTGCCAGCAGTGCGGGATGACCGCAACCAAATGGCTTGGCCGGTGCCCCGACTGCGAGGCGTGGAACAGCTTCGTCGAGGAGATCCCCGCGGCCGGTGACTCCGCCGAAGGGCCGAGCGGGGTTGGTCGTTCGGGGAAGGCGTTGGCCTACGCCGAAGTCCCAACCGATGCCGACTTGCGGATCGGAAGTGGCCTCGAGGAGTTCGATCGCGTCCTCGGGGGCGGGATTGTCGAAGGCTCCCTCGTGCTTCTCGGAGGCGCGCCCGGAATCGGGAAATCGACGCTGTTGCTCCAGGTGGCCGCCGCGCGCGCCCGCGATGGCAACCGCGTCGTCTACGTGAGTGGCGAGGAGTCGGAGCGTCAAATCAAGCTCCGCGGCGAGCGGCTGGGAGTCGACGCCGCGAGCCTGCTTCTCTTCGCTGAGACCGGGCTAGAACGAATCCTCGGCGAGCTATCACGACTCGACCCTTCACTCGTGATCCTGGATTCGGTGCAGACCGTTTACTCACCGAAGTTCTCCTCGACACCGGGGAGCATCAGCCAGGTGCGGGAAGTCACGGCCGAGCTGCTTTACTACGCGAAATCGTCCTCCACTCCGGTGTTTCTGATCGGCCACGTCAACAAGGAGGGGAACCTCGCCGGCCCGAAGGCGCTCGAGCACATGGTCGACACCGTCCTGTACTTCGAGGGAGAACAGCACCAGTCGCATCGCGTCGTTCGGGCGGTGAAGAATCGGTTCGGCGCCGCGGGCGAGCTCGGCGTTTTCGAGATGACCGAAGCGGGCCTCGTGCCGGTGGAAAACCCGTCCGCGCTCTTCCTCTCCGAGCGCGACCACAGCGCGCCGGGCTCCGCGGTCGTATGCTCTCTCGAGGGGACGAGACCGCTCCTTCTCGAGATCCAGAGCCTCGTGGCGCAGACCGGGCTCGGATACCCTCGCCGCGTCGCGGTCGGCTTCGAGGTAAACCGGGTCTCTCTCCTCCTCGCCGTGCTCGAAAAGCACGTGGGCATGCCCTTTTCCGCCCACGATGTCTATGTCAACGTGGCGGGCGGGCTCTCGGTAACCGAACCGGTCGCCGATCTCGGCCTGGTGGCGTCGGTGGCCTCGAGCCTTCGGGGCCAAGCCATTCCCACGGGTACGGCCTTCATCGGGGAGGTGGGATTGTCCGGCGAGGTGCGCGCCGCCCAGCAGTTCGCAGTTCGGGTGAAGGAGATCGCGCGGATGGGATTTCAGAAGACGTATGTGCCGAACGCCAATCTGCCCCTGTCCGAGGCGCCGGCGGAGCTCGAGCTGATCGGCATTGCCGACGTATCCTCGCTCATGGGGAACGTTTTCTAG
- the dnaB gene encoding replicative DNA helicase → MAQDNAVLERTLPHNLEAERTVLGAILIENETFHHAAEILTPGDFYRDAHRKVFARMAVLSERGDAIDLVTLKEEMSRAGELDSVGGVAYLGSLLEGVPRATNVSYYSRIVKDKSVLRSLISAANRISQACFDNADESQAVLDEAEKSIFEISEGAIRSGFEPVSEIVKGSFKTIDALSENRELVTGVPTGFVEFDEMTSGLQPSDLIIVAARPAMGKTSFCMNIAQHVGLKTDGVVGVFSLEMSKEQLVLRMLCGEARVNMHKLRSGFLSEKDWTKLVQAVSDLSQGKIFIDDTPSISILEMRAKARRLKLEQGLDLLIVDYLQLMQGRGRFENRTQEIANISRSLKALAKELDIPVVALSQLSRAPESRGDHRPQLSDLRESGALEQDADVVVFIYREEEYNQTPDNRGISELIIGKQRNGPTGTVKMAFIKEYTRFENLEWRHDDAL, encoded by the coding sequence TTGGCGCAGGACAACGCCGTACTCGAGAGAACGCTCCCTCATAATCTGGAGGCGGAACGTACCGTTCTCGGTGCGATTCTGATCGAGAACGAAACGTTCCATCACGCCGCCGAGATACTCACCCCGGGGGACTTCTACCGCGACGCTCACCGGAAGGTATTTGCCAGGATGGCAGTTCTTTCCGAGCGGGGCGATGCCATCGATCTAGTAACGCTCAAAGAGGAAATGTCCCGGGCGGGAGAGCTCGACTCGGTCGGGGGGGTCGCCTATCTGGGGTCGCTCTTGGAGGGTGTTCCCCGAGCAACCAACGTTTCCTATTACTCCCGCATCGTGAAGGACAAGTCGGTGCTGAGGAGCTTGATCTCGGCGGCGAACCGGATCTCCCAGGCTTGCTTCGACAATGCCGATGAGTCTCAAGCCGTACTCGACGAAGCGGAGAAGTCGATCTTCGAGATTTCCGAAGGCGCGATTCGAAGCGGCTTCGAGCCGGTATCGGAGATCGTCAAGGGCAGCTTCAAGACCATCGACGCCCTGTCGGAGAATCGCGAGCTGGTCACCGGCGTTCCCACGGGGTTCGTGGAGTTCGACGAGATGACCTCAGGGCTCCAACCCTCGGATCTCATCATCGTGGCCGCTCGCCCGGCGATGGGCAAGACCAGCTTCTGTATGAATATTGCCCAGCACGTGGGTCTCAAAACCGACGGCGTGGTGGGTGTTTTCAGCCTCGAGATGTCCAAGGAGCAGCTCGTGCTTCGCATGCTATGCGGCGAAGCCCGCGTCAACATGCACAAGCTCCGCTCCGGCTTTCTCTCGGAGAAGGACTGGACCAAGCTCGTGCAGGCGGTCTCGGACTTGTCGCAGGGGAAGATCTTCATCGACGACACGCCCTCGATCTCGATCTTGGAAATGCGGGCCAAAGCCCGGCGGCTCAAGCTCGAGCAGGGCCTCGATCTCCTCATCGTCGACTACCTCCAGTTGATGCAGGGTCGAGGTCGATTCGAGAACCGAACCCAGGAGATCGCGAACATCAGCCGCTCGCTCAAAGCGCTCGCCAAAGAGCTCGATATCCCGGTCGTCGCTCTCTCGCAGCTTTCCCGCGCCCCGGAGAGCCGCGGCGATCATCGCCCTCAGCTCTCCGACCTGCGCGAGTCCGGTGCCCTGGAACAGGACGCCGACGTGGTCGTTTTCATCTACCGTGAGGAAGAGTACAACCAGACCCCGGACAACCGGGGTATCTCTGAGCTCATCATCGGAAAACAGCGTAACGGCCCGACGGGTACGGTCAAGATGGCCTTCATCAAGGAATATACCCGGTTCGAGAACCTCGAATGGCGTCACGACGACGCGCTGTAA
- the ispD gene encoding 2-C-methyl-D-erythritol 4-phosphate cytidylyltransferase: protein MISAFAVVVAGGRGSRFGGPVPKQFHLVLGRPLLAYSLSSFARCRTIERTVLVLPRAGFEEAERTIAPHIEGAAVEVVAGGDTRQASVWAGVSRLGDSDSRLVAVHDGARPLVSPQLIESVVEAASRHGGAIAAVPVVETLKEVSQDGFVQGTADRKRYWRAQTPQCFRLGLLRRAFDAARRDGFLGTDEASLVERLSAPIVIVPGEEQNLKVTSLHDVERMEYYIGQNARR from the coding sequence ATGATCTCGGCCTTCGCCGTCGTCGTCGCCGGAGGGCGGGGGAGCCGTTTCGGAGGTCCCGTACCCAAGCAATTTCACCTTGTCCTCGGCAGACCCCTGCTGGCCTATTCCCTCTCGAGCTTCGCCCGGTGCCGAACGATCGAGCGGACGGTGCTGGTGCTTCCGCGCGCCGGCTTCGAGGAGGCCGAGCGGACCATCGCGCCTCACATCGAGGGCGCGGCGGTGGAAGTCGTTGCCGGAGGCGACACCCGGCAAGCGTCGGTCTGGGCCGGCGTTTCCAGGCTTGGAGACTCCGATTCGCGACTCGTTGCCGTCCACGACGGTGCCCGTCCGCTGGTGAGTCCGCAGCTGATCGAGTCAGTCGTCGAGGCCGCCTCGAGGCACGGAGGAGCGATCGCGGCGGTCCCGGTGGTCGAGACCTTGAAGGAGGTTTCCCAGGACGGCTTCGTACAGGGCACGGCCGACCGAAAGCGCTATTGGCGCGCGCAGACACCTCAGTGCTTCCGTCTCGGTCTGCTTCGGCGGGCATTCGATGCCGCGCGGCGGGACGGCTTCCTCGGTACGGACGAAGCGTCGCTCGTCGAGCGACTGTCTGCTCCGATCGTCATCGTACCGGGAGAAGAGCAAAACCTGAAGGTCACGAGCCTTCACGACGTGGAGAGGATGGAGTACTACATCGGCCAGAATGCGAGGCGGTGA
- a CDS encoding PIN domain-containing protein — protein MWLLSIRGLLLVGLVAAGGAFSPLPFGLPANIALGLVAGGAAILLENRIRGVTPKQVAGASLGAALGVVFALLVSIPLAKIPMSPGSQAFWLAFVLLLFIYLGLVLGWTRGEWFDPLAVIAYFRGTTTSKNLKVLDTSVIIDGRIADICETGFIDGKLVIPQFVLKELQQVADSADSLKRNRGRRGLDILQKVRKMSGIEVDISELDYPDVKEVDLKIIEIAKELGAKIVTNDFNLNKVAQVRGVQVLNINELANALKPVVLPGEFMRVFILKEGKEYNQGVAYLDDGTMVVVDNARKLLGKNVDITVTSVLQTTAGKMIFGKTLDSPATVAAR, from the coding sequence ATGTGGTTGTTGTCGATTCGCGGACTCTTACTCGTCGGGCTCGTCGCGGCGGGGGGGGCGTTCAGCCCCCTTCCGTTCGGCCTTCCCGCAAACATTGCCCTTGGTCTCGTAGCCGGCGGAGCAGCGATCCTGCTCGAAAACCGCATTCGCGGGGTGACTCCGAAGCAAGTGGCCGGGGCGTCTCTCGGTGCCGCCCTCGGCGTCGTCTTCGCCCTTCTCGTCAGCATCCCACTCGCCAAGATCCCGATGAGCCCCGGAAGCCAGGCGTTCTGGCTCGCTTTCGTCTTGCTGCTCTTCATCTACTTGGGGCTCGTTCTCGGCTGGACCCGCGGTGAGTGGTTCGACCCCCTCGCGGTGATCGCCTATTTCCGGGGAACGACCACCTCGAAGAATCTCAAGGTCCTGGATACGAGTGTCATCATCGACGGCCGGATCGCCGACATTTGCGAGACCGGATTCATCGACGGAAAGCTCGTCATTCCTCAGTTCGTCCTGAAAGAGCTGCAGCAGGTCGCGGACTCGGCCGATTCGCTCAAACGCAATCGAGGCCGGCGCGGGCTGGACATCCTTCAGAAAGTACGAAAGATGAGCGGCATCGAAGTCGATATCTCGGAGCTCGACTACCCCGACGTCAAGGAGGTCGACCTCAAGATCATCGAGATTGCGAAGGAGCTGGGCGCGAAGATCGTGACGAACGACTTCAACTTGAACAAGGTCGCACAGGTCCGGGGTGTTCAGGTGTTGAATATCAACGAGCTGGCCAACGCGCTCAAGCCGGTCGTGCTTCCGGGAGAGTTCATGCGCGTGTTCATCCTGAAGGAGGGCAAGGAATACAACCAGGGAGTCGCCTATCTGGACGACGGCACGATGGTCGTCGTGGACAACGCTCGAAAGCTCCTGGGGAAGAACGTCGACATCACCGTCACGAGCGTGTTGCAGACCACGGCGGGCAAGATGATTTTCGGGAAGACGCTCGATTCGCCGGCAACCGTCGCCGCACGCTAG